The Cellulomonas sp. S1-8 genome has a window encoding:
- a CDS encoding LuxR C-terminal-related transcriptional regulator, translating into MTARGSPPGDDRRGGGVVGTPAWALPQGPVNAVVRSRLLDRLDRLERVAIIRAATGYGRTVLAAQWASAQRAAGRPVAWTARPWHQDDPWSVVRDALTVALRARGVDVPDAASPGALAAAVDAAATLVVLVVDDADELDDPAAVTAVAELLATAPALRLVLVTGPRYPLLPAGAQHPVLAAVGSPLPVVTVTARDLAFTAEELRAAAASWGHPVDDARLAGLVALVGGWPRLAREVLDDTRPDDDQLATAGAYAFARDVVLPSLGDAPLLETAMLVAADADPTPETVRLTLDSAGRRSTDDAVAVLLELENVGCLLRDRTAGSPSRWHYPVLLREALRQELDRRDPALVARVHSALARTALTADPPDPRRAVEHAAGARDWTLLETCWLDYGPYLVAAGGPTVDAAYAAIPDEVAETSTVLTMARAMARRGRDGRDDVRAVVLRLMKELGVLALDGAWRSRTPAGRWIGAASALVTARSRGDMARAMAVLRDTEVAAARAGRAGDTASRPYWWFLVQAARTALVDGDPGGSLELGTRAYELANPALAPDVRSAAAAHVALAHALDGALLDADRWLVRYVEALDPDWEEVMRDDAAAVAEALLAVDQLDLAAVDAALSRLDIEVHAPDPTWPLVLRARARRAVLFGDAETALAQLEHVERTQPVWVEQPAWVRGTVLRIRTELLLALGELHRASDLLDQVDPSAAWADVPRTRWHLLTGDPHAAVRLAARGTRRRGNSLADRRDLLVLEAWAAHESGQPDRAVTAFRSARRLAGPQGALSSFAQLPGAVRESLVDATDLPFDDIALARLAATGRVGDDPVRLVPLTPRERTVLTLLNDHGTTRDVADALGVSVNTVRKQVLATYAKLGVHDREAALRRGHDLGILGTHDPPR; encoded by the coding sequence ATGACGGCCAGGGGGTCGCCGCCCGGGGACGACCGGCGCGGTGGCGGGGTGGTCGGCACGCCGGCGTGGGCGTTGCCGCAGGGGCCCGTGAACGCGGTCGTCCGCTCGCGCCTGCTCGACCGCCTCGACCGGCTCGAGCGGGTGGCGATCATCCGCGCTGCGACCGGCTACGGCCGCACCGTGCTGGCAGCGCAGTGGGCGTCCGCGCAGCGCGCCGCCGGCCGCCCCGTGGCGTGGACAGCCCGCCCGTGGCACCAGGACGATCCGTGGTCGGTGGTGCGCGACGCGCTGACCGTCGCGCTGCGGGCGCGGGGCGTCGACGTCCCCGACGCGGCGTCGCCGGGTGCGCTCGCGGCGGCGGTCGACGCGGCCGCCACGCTGGTGGTGCTCGTCGTCGACGACGCCGACGAGCTGGACGATCCCGCCGCCGTGACGGCGGTCGCCGAGCTGCTCGCGACGGCACCGGCGCTGCGCCTCGTCCTCGTCACCGGCCCGCGGTACCCGCTGCTCCCCGCCGGTGCGCAGCACCCGGTCCTGGCGGCCGTGGGCAGTCCGCTGCCCGTCGTCACCGTCACGGCGCGCGACCTGGCCTTCACGGCCGAGGAGCTGCGCGCGGCGGCCGCCTCGTGGGGCCATCCGGTGGACGACGCCCGCCTGGCGGGCCTGGTGGCCCTCGTCGGCGGTTGGCCGCGCCTGGCACGCGAGGTCCTCGACGACACCCGTCCGGACGACGACCAGCTCGCGACCGCAGGCGCGTACGCGTTCGCGCGGGACGTCGTCCTGCCGTCGCTCGGGGACGCGCCGCTGCTCGAGACGGCGATGCTCGTGGCCGCGGACGCCGACCCGACACCCGAGACCGTGCGCCTCACGCTCGACTCCGCGGGGCGTCGGTCGACCGACGACGCCGTCGCCGTCCTGCTGGAGCTCGAGAACGTCGGCTGCCTGCTGCGCGACCGCACCGCGGGCAGCCCCAGCCGGTGGCACTACCCGGTGCTGCTGCGCGAGGCCCTGCGGCAGGAGCTGGACCGGCGCGACCCCGCGCTCGTCGCCCGGGTGCACAGCGCGCTGGCCCGTACCGCGCTGACCGCGGACCCTCCCGACCCGCGCCGCGCGGTCGAGCACGCCGCCGGCGCCCGCGACTGGACCCTGCTCGAGACCTGCTGGCTCGACTACGGCCCGTACCTGGTCGCGGCGGGCGGCCCCACGGTCGACGCCGCGTACGCCGCGATCCCCGACGAGGTCGCCGAGACGTCGACCGTGCTGACCATGGCGCGGGCGATGGCGCGCCGCGGGCGGGACGGGCGCGACGACGTGCGCGCGGTGGTCCTGCGGCTCATGAAGGAGCTCGGGGTCCTCGCGCTCGACGGCGCCTGGCGCAGCCGCACGCCTGCGGGCCGCTGGATCGGTGCGGCGTCCGCGCTCGTCACGGCGCGCAGCCGCGGTGACATGGCACGCGCCATGGCCGTGCTGCGCGACACCGAGGTCGCCGCGGCGCGGGCGGGACGGGCAGGCGACACGGCGAGCCGGCCGTACTGGTGGTTCCTCGTGCAGGCCGCCCGCACGGCCCTGGTCGACGGTGACCCGGGCGGGTCGCTCGAGCTGGGGACGCGCGCGTACGAGCTGGCGAACCCGGCCCTCGCGCCGGACGTGCGCTCGGCGGCGGCCGCGCACGTCGCGCTGGCGCACGCCCTCGACGGCGCGCTCCTCGACGCGGACCGGTGGCTCGTGCGCTACGTCGAGGCGCTGGATCCCGACTGGGAGGAGGTCATGCGCGACGACGCCGCCGCCGTGGCCGAGGCGCTGCTCGCCGTCGACCAGCTCGACCTGGCGGCTGTGGACGCGGCCCTGTCCCGGCTCGACATCGAGGTGCACGCACCCGACCCGACGTGGCCGCTGGTGCTGCGCGCGCGCGCCCGCCGGGCCGTGCTGTTCGGTGACGCGGAGACCGCGCTCGCGCAGCTCGAGCACGTCGAGCGCACGCAGCCCGTCTGGGTGGAGCAGCCCGCGTGGGTGCGGGGGACGGTGCTGCGCATCCGGACCGAGCTGCTCCTCGCGCTCGGCGAGCTGCACCGGGCGTCGGACCTGCTGGACCAGGTCGACCCGTCGGCCGCGTGGGCCGACGTCCCGCGGACGCGGTGGCACCTGCTGACCGGGGACCCGCACGCGGCCGTGCGCCTGGCCGCGCGCGGCACACGCCGGCGCGGCAACAGCCTGGCCGACCGCAGGGACCTGCTGGTGCTCGAGGCCTGGGCTGCGCACGAGAGCGGGCAGCCGGATCGCGCCGTCACGGCCTTCCGCAGCGCGCGACGGCTCGCCGGCCCGCAGGGTGCGCTGAGCAGCTTCGCGCAGCTGCCGGGCGCGGTCCGCGAGTCGCTCGTCGACGCGACGGACCTGCCGTTCGACGACATCGCGCTGGCGCGGCTGGCCGCGACGGGTCGGGTTGGGGACGACCCGGTGCGCCTGGTCCCGCTGACCCCGCGCGAGCGCACCGTCCTGACGCTGCTGAACGACCACGGCACGACCCGCGACGTCGCGGACGCGCTGGGCGTGTCCGTCAACACCGTGCGCAAGCAGGTGCTGGCCACGTACGCGAAGCTCGGCGTCCACGACCGCGAGGCCGCGCTGCGTCGCGGGCACGACCTGGGGATCCTCGGCACGCACGACCCGCCGCGCTGA
- a CDS encoding TIGR03557 family F420-dependent LLM class oxidoreductase encodes MTRFGYTLMTEQSGPRELVRYAQHADRLGFDFAVSSDHFFPWLDEQGHSPYAWSVLGAVAQATEHLQLMTYVTCPTIRYHPAVVAQKASTMALLSQDRFTLGIGSGENLNEHVVGERWPAVGERHDMLEEALEIIHALLTGDRVTYDGAHFRVDSAKLWDIPEVPVPIAVAVSGAQSVVRFSGLADHLVAVEPDADLVRRWDEAREGLEPAIKAIGPSRKIGQLPISWGPDRDEAVARAHEQFRWFGGGWKVNADLPTTEAFDAASQFVRPEDVAEAIPCGPDLDAIVEAVSAYWEAGFTDVAVVQVGDALQQRFLDEAAGPLLERLRAAAPSD; translated from the coding sequence GTGACGCGATTCGGGTACACCCTCATGACCGAGCAGTCCGGCCCCCGCGAGCTCGTCCGGTACGCGCAGCACGCCGACCGGCTGGGCTTCGACTTCGCCGTGTCGTCGGACCACTTCTTCCCGTGGCTCGACGAGCAGGGCCACTCGCCGTACGCGTGGAGCGTGCTCGGTGCGGTCGCGCAGGCGACGGAGCACCTCCAGCTCATGACGTACGTGACCTGCCCGACCATCCGGTACCACCCGGCGGTCGTCGCGCAGAAGGCGTCGACGATGGCGCTGCTCTCGCAGGACCGGTTCACGCTCGGGATCGGCTCGGGCGAGAACCTCAACGAGCACGTCGTCGGCGAGCGCTGGCCGGCCGTGGGCGAGCGGCACGACATGCTGGAGGAGGCGCTGGAGATCATCCACGCGCTCCTCACGGGCGACCGCGTCACCTACGACGGCGCGCACTTCCGCGTCGACTCCGCGAAGCTCTGGGACATCCCGGAGGTGCCCGTGCCGATCGCCGTCGCGGTGTCCGGCGCACAGTCCGTGGTGCGGTTCTCCGGCCTGGCCGACCACCTGGTCGCCGTCGAGCCGGACGCGGACCTGGTGCGGCGGTGGGACGAGGCGCGCGAGGGCCTGGAGCCGGCGATCAAGGCGATCGGGCCGTCGCGAAAGATCGGGCAGCTCCCGATCTCGTGGGGTCCGGACCGCGACGAGGCCGTCGCGCGTGCGCACGAGCAGTTCCGGTGGTTCGGCGGCGGGTGGAAGGTCAACGCCGACCTGCCGACCACGGAGGCGTTCGACGCCGCCAGCCAGTTCGTGCGCCCCGAGGACGTCGCCGAGGCGATCCCGTGCGGGCCGGACCTCGACGCGATCGTGGAGGCCGTCAGCGCCTACTGGGAGGCGGGCTTCACGGACGTCGCGGTCGTGCAGGTGGGCGACGCGCTGCAGCAGAGGTTCCTCGACGAGGCCGCCGGCCCGCTGCTGGAGCGGCTGCGCGCGGCGGCGCCGAGCGACTGA
- a CDS encoding LCP family protein — translation MSTDDDRAGPRHARVPVTAARGPALVLTAVVVTFASVAGAVYLDLRSQLDVSDAGSLVLATPEPVATTHAPDDPFAGAAMNILVMGTDLRDAENAALAGAADGMRSDSTMLVHVAGDRSWAEVVSIPRDSLVDVPECLLPDGGTSRPRSTMFNEAFSIGAGAEQDVDHAAACTIGTVQALTGVTVTHHLVVRMTGVIDVVDALDGVRMCLPEPVDEDPDYGDLHLPAGEQRLDGWQAIGFLRARHGTGMGLELGSDLTRITRQQAFVQAAVRELLGKDVLGDADELYGVARATLGALRADPLLADPVRLAAFGYSLRGLDRSRVVFTDVPVATAASDKNRVEWTSAADEIWQRLASDTPPAALVPPPATTGEPDPGAGGTGEPGHGAERTPPAGEGESPPDPAPGADAGSGAGSGAGVDPLGDEVLPGVCAT, via the coding sequence GTGAGCACCGACGACGACCGGGCAGGCCCCCGCCACGCGCGGGTGCCGGTGACCGCCGCGCGCGGGCCCGCGCTCGTCCTGACCGCGGTGGTCGTGACGTTCGCGTCGGTCGCCGGGGCCGTCTACCTGGACCTGCGGTCGCAGCTGGACGTCAGCGACGCCGGCAGCCTGGTGCTCGCCACGCCGGAGCCCGTAGCCACCACGCACGCGCCCGACGACCCGTTCGCGGGCGCCGCGATGAACATCCTCGTCATGGGCACCGACCTGCGCGACGCCGAGAACGCGGCGCTCGCCGGCGCCGCCGACGGCATGCGGTCCGACTCCACGATGCTCGTGCACGTGGCGGGGGACCGGTCGTGGGCGGAGGTCGTGTCGATCCCGCGCGACTCGCTGGTCGACGTGCCGGAGTGCCTGCTGCCGGACGGCGGCACGTCGCGACCGCGGTCCACGATGTTCAACGAGGCGTTCTCGATCGGCGCCGGTGCCGAGCAGGACGTCGACCATGCCGCCGCCTGCACCATCGGGACCGTCCAGGCGCTGACGGGCGTGACGGTGACGCACCACCTGGTGGTGCGGATGACGGGTGTGATCGACGTCGTCGACGCGCTCGACGGCGTGCGGATGTGCCTGCCGGAGCCCGTCGACGAGGACCCCGACTACGGCGACCTGCACCTGCCGGCGGGTGAGCAGCGGCTCGACGGGTGGCAGGCCATCGGGTTCCTGCGGGCGCGGCACGGCACCGGCATGGGCCTGGAGCTGGGCAGCGACCTGACGCGGATCACCCGGCAGCAGGCGTTCGTGCAGGCCGCGGTGCGCGAGCTGCTCGGCAAGGACGTCCTCGGGGACGCCGACGAGCTGTACGGCGTCGCGCGCGCGACGCTGGGGGCGCTCCGGGCGGACCCGCTGCTCGCGGACCCGGTGCGGCTCGCCGCGTTCGGGTACTCGCTGCGAGGGCTGGACCGCTCGCGCGTCGTGTTCACGGACGTGCCCGTGGCCACCGCCGCGAGCGACAAGAACCGCGTCGAGTGGACGTCCGCCGCCGACGAGATCTGGCAGCGGCTGGCGTCGGACACGCCGCCCGCGGCGCTGGTGCCGCCCCCCGCAACGACGGGTGAGCCTGACCCGGGCGCGGGCGGGACGGGGGAGCCCGGCCACGGGGCCGAGCGGACGCCCCCGGCGGGCGAGGGCGAGTCGCCGCCGGACCCGGCACCGGGGGCGGACGCCGGGTCGGGCGCAGGGTCCGGCGCGGGTGTCGACCCGCTCGGCGACGAGGTGCTGCCGGGAGTGTGTGCCACCTGA
- a CDS encoding VIT1/CCC1 transporter family protein yields the protein MPTPVPAAPGAPAANAPPTAAQVRRWRRNLADERAEAAVYRDLASRRTGEEREILLALAEAERRHEAHWLDLLGDDAGKPLRGDWRTRLLGWFARRFGSVWVYALAQRAEARSVYGQDAEATARMAADEQIHEEVVRGLAMRGRQQISGTFRAAVFGANDGLVSNLALVLGIGASGVATGTVLLTGLAGLLAGALSMGAGEYVSVRSQRELLEASRPDADAATALTHLDVSGNELALVYRARGMSAADAHARADVVLASLAQYDAQQALDASLLRTSTTLPARPGDGPGDGPADGIAVDGVDDPPADRRPAPERDEHESVGTAWGAAVASFCFFASGALVPVLPYLLGASGVTAVAWSAGLVGVALLGTGSVVGLLSGASPGRRALRQLGIGFGAAAVTYLLGLAFGTSAV from the coding sequence ATGCCCACCCCCGTCCCCGCCGCGCCGGGCGCACCCGCCGCGAACGCGCCGCCCACGGCCGCGCAGGTGCGCCGCTGGCGCCGCAACCTGGCCGACGAGCGTGCCGAGGCGGCCGTCTACCGGGACCTCGCGTCGCGTCGCACGGGCGAGGAGCGCGAGATCCTGCTCGCGCTCGCGGAGGCCGAGCGGCGGCACGAGGCGCACTGGCTGGACCTGCTCGGCGACGACGCGGGCAAGCCGCTGCGCGGGGACTGGCGCACGCGGCTGCTCGGCTGGTTCGCCCGCCGCTTCGGGTCGGTGTGGGTGTACGCGCTCGCGCAGCGCGCCGAGGCGCGGTCGGTGTACGGGCAGGACGCCGAGGCGACGGCGCGCATGGCCGCCGACGAGCAGATCCACGAGGAGGTCGTCCGCGGCCTGGCGATGCGCGGGCGGCAGCAGATCTCCGGGACGTTCCGCGCGGCCGTGTTCGGCGCGAACGACGGGCTCGTGTCGAACCTGGCGCTCGTCCTGGGCATCGGTGCGAGCGGCGTCGCGACGGGCACGGTGCTGCTCACGGGGCTCGCCGGGCTGCTCGCGGGGGCGCTGTCGATGGGGGCCGGGGAGTACGTGTCGGTGCGCTCGCAGCGCGAGCTGCTGGAGGCGTCGCGGCCCGACGCCGACGCGGCGACCGCGCTCACCCACCTCGACGTGTCCGGCAACGAGCTCGCGCTGGTCTACCGGGCGCGCGGCATGAGCGCCGCCGACGCGCACGCGCGCGCCGACGTCGTGCTGGCGTCCCTCGCGCAGTACGACGCGCAGCAGGCGCTCGACGCCTCCCTGCTGCGGACGTCGACGACGCTGCCCGCACGGCCGGGCGACGGGCCGGGCGACGGGCCGGCCGACGGGATCGCGGTCGACGGCGTCGACGACCCGCCGGCCGACCGCCGCCCGGCGCCCGAGCGCGACGAGCACGAGTCCGTCGGCACGGCGTGGGGGGCGGCGGTCGCGAGCTTCTGCTTCTTCGCCTCCGGCGCGCTGGTCCCCGTCCTGCCGTACCTGCTGGGGGCGTCGGGCGTGACGGCCGTCGCGTGGTCGGCCGGGCTCGTGGGCGTCGCGCTGCTGGGGACGGGGTCGGTCGTCGGGTTGCTGTCCGGGGCGTCGCCGGGGCGCCGGGCGCTGCGGCAGCTCGGCATCGGGTTCGGCGCCGCCGCGGTGACGTACCTGCTGGGGCTCGCGTTCGGCACGTCGGCGGTCTGA
- a CDS encoding SDR family oxidoreductase yields the protein MSVVVTGATGHLGRLIAEGLLDAGVDVVAGGRRTERVADLAGRGARVVEIDYDRPGTLADALAGADTLMLVSGSEVGRRVEQHGAAIDAAKAAGVRRVVYTSAPHADATDLVLAPEHKATEDLLAASGLVTTVLRNNWYTENYVRTLQQAAATGEIVGSVGLGRVASATRADLAAGAVAVLTGGGHDGRTYELTGDHAWTHHELALVASHLVGRPVVYRDVTPDEQRAGLLAAGLDEGTAGFVVALDRNIATGALADATDTLRTLLGRPTTPLVDGLTAAWSASA from the coding sequence ATGTCCGTCGTCGTCACCGGAGCCACCGGTCACCTGGGTCGTCTCATCGCGGAGGGGCTGCTCGACGCCGGTGTCGACGTGGTCGCGGGCGGACGCCGCACGGAGCGGGTCGCCGACCTCGCCGGGCGCGGTGCGCGCGTCGTCGAGATCGACTACGACCGCCCCGGCACGCTGGCGGACGCGCTCGCGGGCGCGGACACGCTCATGCTCGTCTCCGGCTCGGAGGTCGGCCGGCGCGTCGAGCAGCACGGTGCCGCGATCGACGCCGCGAAGGCCGCAGGGGTACGACGCGTCGTCTACACGTCGGCGCCGCACGCGGACGCCACGGACCTGGTCCTGGCCCCGGAGCACAAGGCCACGGAGGACCTGCTCGCGGCATCGGGCCTGGTCACGACCGTGCTGCGCAACAACTGGTACACCGAGAACTACGTGCGGACGCTGCAGCAGGCGGCCGCGACGGGCGAGATCGTCGGGTCGGTCGGGCTGGGGCGCGTGGCGTCGGCGACGCGCGCGGACCTCGCCGCGGGTGCCGTCGCGGTGCTGACGGGTGGCGGGCACGACGGCCGCACGTACGAGCTCACCGGCGACCACGCGTGGACGCACCACGAGCTCGCGCTGGTCGCGTCCCACCTCGTGGGCCGGCCGGTGGTCTACCGCGACGTCACGCCCGACGAGCAGCGCGCGGGTCTGCTCGCGGCCGGGCTCGACGAGGGCACCGCCGGATTCGTCGTCGCGCTCGACCGGAACATCGCGACGGGCGCGCTCGCCGACGCGACGGACACGCTGCGCACGCTGCTCGGCCGCCCGACGACCCCCCTCGTCGACGGCCTGACCGCCGCCTGGTCGGCCTCGGCCTGA
- a CDS encoding ATP-binding protein, with protein sequence MEYTPRVADAQLADALRTAGAVLVEGPKACGKTETAKRVAATVTYLDTDSQARAAIDIDPELVLQGPSPHLLDEWQEYPQLWNHVRRAVDAAGEPGQFVLTGSSVPTDDVRRHSGAGRFARLRMRPLSLYEAGHSTGGVSLAALLHGEPARSPAADLPVPRLAELAVAGGWPARQGARVQEAAAYVREYVAFTCEVDVPRIGGPRRDPARVRRLMMSLARNVATEAPIATLSADTAGKDAAIDRETVADYLDVLGNLLLVEDQPPWAPHLRSSSVLRKSAKRHFTDPSIALAALGAGPERLLADLNYFGFVFESLVVRDLRVLSGPLHGEVLHYRDSSGLEVDAIVVLPDGTWGAFEVKLGAGHVESAAASLRKFAATVDQRKSGPPAVLGVITPGGYGYRREDGVDVVPLAALGP encoded by the coding sequence ATGGAGTACACACCCCGCGTCGCGGATGCGCAGCTCGCCGACGCCCTGCGCACTGCTGGGGCGGTCCTCGTCGAGGGCCCCAAGGCCTGCGGCAAGACGGAGACCGCGAAGCGGGTCGCCGCGACGGTGACGTACCTCGACACCGACTCCCAGGCGCGGGCCGCGATCGACATCGACCCCGAGCTGGTGCTGCAGGGACCCTCCCCGCACCTGCTCGACGAGTGGCAGGAGTACCCGCAGCTCTGGAACCACGTCCGTCGCGCCGTCGATGCGGCGGGCGAGCCCGGCCAGTTCGTCCTCACCGGTTCGTCCGTGCCCACCGACGACGTGCGCCGGCACTCGGGCGCCGGACGGTTCGCCCGGCTGCGGATGCGCCCCCTGTCCCTGTACGAGGCGGGCCACTCCACCGGCGGGGTGTCGCTCGCGGCGCTCCTGCACGGCGAGCCGGCACGGTCGCCCGCCGCCGACCTCCCGGTACCGCGCCTTGCCGAGCTCGCCGTCGCGGGCGGGTGGCCCGCGCGCCAGGGTGCGCGCGTCCAGGAGGCCGCGGCCTACGTCCGCGAGTACGTCGCATTCACCTGCGAGGTCGACGTGCCGCGGATCGGCGGACCCCGACGGGACCCTGCCCGGGTACGGCGACTGATGATGTCACTCGCCCGCAACGTGGCGACCGAGGCCCCGATCGCGACGCTGTCCGCCGACACCGCCGGGAAAGACGCGGCCATCGACCGCGAGACCGTCGCCGACTACCTCGACGTCCTCGGGAATCTCCTGCTCGTCGAGGACCAGCCGCCGTGGGCACCGCACCTGCGCTCGTCGTCCGTGCTCCGCAAGTCCGCGAAACGCCACTTCACCGACCCGTCCATCGCCCTCGCCGCACTCGGGGCAGGCCCGGAACGACTCCTCGCGGACCTCAACTACTTCGGCTTCGTCTTCGAGTCCCTCGTGGTGCGCGATCTGCGCGTCCTGTCCGGCCCGCTGCACGGCGAGGTGCTGCACTACCGAGACAGCTCCGGGCTCGAGGTCGACGCGATCGTCGTGCTGCCCGACGGCACGTGGGGCGCGTTCGAGGTCAAGCTCGGCGCCGGTCACGTGGAGAGCGCCGCCGCATCGCTGCGCAAGTTCGCCGCGACCGTCGACCAACGGAAGTCGGGGCCACCCGCGGTGCTGGGTGTCATCACGCCGGGTGGGTACGGGTACCGGCGTGAGGACGGGGTCGACGTGGTGCCGTTGGCGGCGCTGGGGCCGTGA
- a CDS encoding siderophore-interacting protein, with translation MFHVQVAALQRLCPSVLRVTFTGHDLDRFADNGFDQRIKFFLPVHGSPYTELIDMGRTGDWYGSWRALPDDRRHPMRTYTARGVRPTPRELDVDIVLHGDTGPASRWATTAQVGDDLVVMGPNADHHGPHGGVDFVPPARTDRLLIAGDETALPAIAGIVERLPRDARGEVLIEMPWSDDRLPLDAPDGVRVHWLGRDGRAHGDLLVPAVQAACARLLPGQAPTPDVQLEDVDVDHDMLWEVPIDYTTGAALTAEAHLYAWLAGEAGVIKTLRRHLVSECGVDRKAVAFMGYWRRGKCEAN, from the coding sequence ATGTTCCACGTGCAGGTCGCCGCGCTGCAGCGGCTCTGCCCCAGCGTCCTGCGCGTGACGTTCACGGGTCACGACCTGGACCGCTTCGCGGACAACGGGTTCGACCAGCGCATCAAGTTCTTCCTGCCCGTCCACGGCTCGCCGTACACCGAGCTCATCGACATGGGCCGCACCGGCGACTGGTACGGCTCGTGGCGCGCGCTGCCCGACGACCGCCGCCACCCCATGCGCACCTACACGGCCCGCGGCGTGCGCCCCACGCCCCGCGAGCTCGACGTCGACATCGTCCTGCACGGCGACACCGGCCCCGCGTCGCGCTGGGCGACGACCGCGCAGGTCGGCGACGACCTGGTCGTCATGGGCCCCAACGCCGACCACCACGGCCCGCACGGCGGCGTCGACTTCGTCCCGCCGGCCCGCACGGACCGCCTGCTCATCGCGGGCGACGAGACCGCGCTGCCCGCCATCGCCGGCATCGTCGAGCGCCTGCCGCGCGACGCCCGCGGCGAGGTCCTCATCGAGATGCCCTGGTCCGACGACCGCCTCCCGCTCGACGCCCCTGACGGCGTGCGCGTGCATTGGCTCGGCCGCGACGGCCGCGCCCACGGCGACCTGCTCGTCCCGGCCGTCCAGGCCGCGTGCGCGCGCCTGCTGCCGGGTCAGGCACCGACCCCCGACGTCCAGCTCGAGGACGTCGACGTCGACCACGACATGCTGTGGGAGGTGCCGATCGACTACACGACCGGCGCCGCGCTCACGGCCGAGGCCCACCTGTACGCGTGGCTCGCAGGCGAGGCCGGCGTCATCAAGACCCTGCGCCGCCACCTGGTCAGCGAGTGCGGCGTCGACCGCAAGGCCGTCGCGTTCATGGGGTACTGGCGCCGGGGGAAGTGCGAGGCGAACTGA
- a CDS encoding Gfo/Idh/MocA family protein, which yields MTQQQPIRFGVVGSGWRAEFFVRVARLMPEQFRCVGVVTRTAERGAQVEAAWGVPTVRTVEELVTGALPGAGAAPDRPEVVVTATPWPVTPDVVREVVDAAVPVLAETPPAPDVAGLRALWADVGATGLVQVAEHSPSMPAHRARRAVVEAGTIGEPTSVQISSTHLYHAVGLGRYLLGAGRGPVTVRAQAFTAPLLDPVGRDGWTGATAAAPVRAILATLDLGDGRTILYDFTDNQWYNPLRTNRVLVRGSHGEIVDDAVTRWVDERTVLTSRIVRGQSGIEQNLDGFDLEHLSLDGRVLYRNPFAGARLADDDLAVAHLLADTGAWLRGDAPPPYPLADGCQDHLLGLAIEESARTGDPVTTAAEAWSDAV from the coding sequence GTGACGCAGCAGCAACCGATCCGTTTCGGGGTCGTGGGGTCGGGGTGGCGGGCCGAGTTCTTCGTGCGGGTGGCACGCCTGATGCCGGAGCAGTTCCGGTGCGTGGGCGTCGTGACGCGCACCGCGGAGCGTGGGGCCCAGGTCGAGGCGGCGTGGGGCGTGCCGACGGTGCGGACCGTCGAGGAGCTCGTCACGGGCGCCCTGCCGGGTGCGGGCGCCGCGCCGGACCGCCCCGAGGTCGTCGTCACGGCGACGCCGTGGCCCGTGACGCCCGACGTGGTCCGGGAGGTCGTCGACGCGGCCGTCCCCGTGCTCGCCGAGACCCCGCCCGCCCCCGACGTCGCCGGGCTGCGCGCCCTGTGGGCCGATGTGGGTGCGACGGGGCTCGTGCAGGTGGCGGAGCACTCGCCGTCGATGCCGGCGCACCGCGCGCGGCGGGCCGTGGTCGAGGCCGGGACGATCGGCGAGCCGACGAGCGTGCAGATCTCGTCGACGCACCTCTACCACGCGGTCGGGCTGGGGCGGTACCTGCTCGGCGCGGGGCGCGGCCCGGTGACCGTGCGCGCGCAGGCGTTCACCGCACCGTTGCTCGACCCCGTCGGGCGCGACGGGTGGACGGGCGCGACGGCGGCCGCGCCGGTGCGCGCGATCCTCGCGACGCTCGACCTGGGCGACGGGCGCACGATCCTCTACGACTTCACCGACAACCAGTGGTACAACCCGCTGCGCACCAACCGGGTCCTGGTGCGCGGGTCCCACGGCGAGATCGTCGACGACGCCGTGACGCGCTGGGTCGACGAGCGGACCGTGCTGACGTCGCGGATCGTCCGCGGGCAGTCGGGGATCGAGCAGAACCTCGACGGGTTCGACCTCGAGCACCTGTCCCTCGACGGGCGGGTGCTGTACCGCAACCCGTTCGCCGGTGCGCGCCTGGCGGACGACGACCTCGCCGTCGCGCACCTGCTCGCCGACACCGGCGCGTGGCTCCGCGGCGACGCCCCGCCGCCGTACCCCCTGGCCGACGGTTGCCAGGACCACCTGCTGGGGCTCGCGATCGAGGAGTCCGCCCGCACGGGCGACCCGGTGACGACGGCGGCGGAGGCCTGGTCGGACGCGGTCTGA